In one Candidatus Nomurabacteria bacterium genomic region, the following are encoded:
- a CDS encoding ribonuclease J, translated as MEPNNTSGSSAAAPSNPTPRPQTPRGPRPPFKPRTGANYNTRDSLKSGFAKEEGYKGRGTSDKNEVKRANRRRGPLSMIQPLPRMGAYKHNPQRKTGSDTDALHAEGTRLKVTVVGGNEEIGRNCTLLEYGDDIIIIDLGLQFPDDDMPGVDYIIPNLSSLKGREKNVRGVIITHGHYDHIGGVPHIVPMLGNPPVFATDLTCGIIAKRQEDHKDKPRLNLFSVTSDDVLQLGAFKVEFFGVAHSVPSSLGVIVNTPAGIIVHTGDFKLEEGPGAQSKQDTEKIKALGDRNVLALMCDSTNASKPGRQMPEIEIQNNIDEIIKNAKGRIIIGTFASMIARVQQIIKACERSGRKVAIEGFSMKSNVMIAQQLGYMDIGKSTLIDARDIDKYPREKTAVVCTGAQGEERAALMRIANHEHQNINLVAGDTVVFSSSIIPGNERSVQRVKDTLCREGAEVVHYKMMDVHAGGHAQQDDLVEMHAMIKPKYLIPIEGHYSFLVDHAKVAIANGFNPNNIFIADNGQVMEFDHKGNGMLTNKKIDTNYIFVDGLGVGNTNQIVLRDRQHLAGDGVVILVAVIDGRTGNLEAMPDIISRGFTYMKEQQELVAQSRAKAAAIVKTTSEKSTGPLDMTYLKDKLRDEMGEFLYVKTQLRPMVIPVLIEV; from the coding sequence ATGGAACCAAACAATACATCGGGTTCAAGCGCTGCGGCGCCGTCAAACCCAACCCCACGTCCGCAAACGCCACGTGGTCCACGCCCTCCTTTTAAACCAAGGACTGGCGCAAATTATAATACCCGCGATAGCCTTAAATCAGGCTTCGCAAAAGAAGAAGGCTATAAAGGTCGCGGCACAAGCGATAAAAACGAAGTCAAACGCGCTAACCGCCGTCGCGGACCTTTGAGCATGATTCAACCGCTACCACGCATGGGTGCGTATAAGCACAATCCTCAACGTAAAACCGGTAGTGATACTGACGCGCTTCATGCTGAGGGTACTCGCTTAAAAGTCACCGTTGTTGGTGGTAACGAAGAGATTGGTCGTAACTGTACGCTTCTTGAGTATGGTGATGACATTATTATTATCGATCTTGGTCTTCAGTTTCCTGATGACGACATGCCTGGTGTTGATTACATCATTCCAAATCTTTCTTCGCTAAAAGGCAGAGAGAAGAATGTTCGTGGTGTTATTATCACCCATGGTCACTATGATCATATCGGTGGTGTGCCACACATTGTCCCAATGCTCGGTAACCCACCGGTTTTTGCAACCGATCTTACGTGCGGCATTATCGCAAAACGACAAGAAGATCATAAAGATAAGCCTCGCTTAAATCTTTTTTCTGTCACCTCTGATGACGTGCTTCAACTTGGAGCTTTTAAAGTCGAGTTTTTTGGTGTTGCGCACTCCGTACCATCATCCCTCGGTGTTATCGTAAATACCCCAGCTGGTATCATCGTCCACACGGGTGACTTTAAACTCGAAGAAGGTCCTGGTGCACAGTCCAAGCAAGACACAGAAAAAATTAAAGCTCTTGGTGATCGCAATGTTCTTGCGCTCATGTGTGACTCGACCAATGCTTCTAAGCCAGGTCGTCAAATGCCCGAGATCGAGATTCAAAACAATATCGACGAGATTATTAAAAACGCGAAAGGCCGTATTATTATCGGTACCTTTGCCTCAATGATTGCTCGTGTTCAACAGATTATTAAAGCCTGTGAACGTAGTGGCCGTAAAGTCGCTATCGAAGGCTTCTCCATGAAGTCCAATGTCATGATTGCCCAACAACTTGGCTATATGGACATCGGTAAGAGCACGCTTATTGATGCTCGTGATATCGATAAATATCCTCGCGAAAAAACAGCGGTTGTCTGTACAGGTGCACAAGGCGAAGAACGCGCAGCGCTTATGCGTATCGCAAACCACGAGCACCAAAACATTAATCTTGTTGCAGGTGATACGGTGGTTTTTTCTTCGTCGATCATTCCTGGCAACGAACGCTCCGTACAACGTGTGAAAGATACTCTTTGCCGCGAAGGCGCTGAGGTTGTTCACTATAAGATGATGGACGTTCACGCTGGTGGCCATGCTCAACAAGATGATCTTGTAGAAATGCATGCGATGATTAAACCAAAGTACTTGATCCCTATCGAAGGGCATTACTCATTCTTGGTTGATCATGCAAAAGTCGCTATCGCAAATGGCTTTAACCCAAATAATATCTTTATCGCTGACAATGGTCAGGTGATGGAATTTGATCATAAAGGCAACGGAATGCTTACCAATAAAAAAATCGATACCAACTACATCTTTGTTGATGGTCTCGGTGTTGGTAATACAAATCAAATTGTCTTGCGTGATCGTCAGCATCTTGCTGGTGATGGTGTCGTGATCTTGGTAGCTGTTATTGATGGCCGTACCGGCAATCTCGAAGCGATGCCAGATATCATCTCTCGTGGCTTTACCTACATGAAAGAACAACAAGAACTTGTTGCTCAGAGCCGTGCAAAAGCTGCGGCGATTGTAAAAACAACATCTGAAAAAAGCACCGGTCCACTCGACATGACCTATCTCAAAGATAAGCTTCGTGACGAAATGGGTGAATTCCTCTACGTAAAAACCCAATTACGTCCGATGGTGATCCCCGTGCTCATCGAGGTATAA
- the trpS gene encoding tryptophan--tRNA ligase — protein sequence MKEMLFSGVKPTSIPTLGNYIGAFKQWMTLQHQYPSIFCIVDSHAITVPQDPKTLRKLTLDVAAAYIAVGLDPEKTIIFIQSEVAEHAELAWILGCSTRMGELSRMTQFKDKSQKEGAEGAGVGLFTYPVLMAADILLYDTTVVPVGEDQVQHVELTRDIAQRFNSTYEEDEFYEQTFILPKALVQEQGARIMSLQDPLKKMSKSDESKIGTILLDDDAETITKKIMKAVTDNDGIVKYDPETKPAIANLMTIYHHMTDKSMAEIEQEFAGKGYGDFKKAVAESVVTVLAPITKRINELRENPAELNAILDEGANKARMIAKAKLERVKKKVGLGR from the coding sequence ATGAAAGAGATGCTATTTTCGGGAGTAAAACCGACTTCTATCCCAACCTTGGGTAATTATATTGGTGCGTTTAAGCAATGGATGACCTTGCAGCATCAATACCCGTCTATCTTTTGTATTGTGGATTCTCATGCGATTACCGTACCGCAAGATCCTAAAACACTACGTAAGCTCACTTTAGACGTTGCTGCGGCTTATATTGCTGTTGGTCTTGATCCTGAAAAAACGATTATCTTTATCCAGAGCGAAGTCGCTGAACATGCAGAGCTCGCTTGGATCCTTGGTTGTTCTACGCGTATGGGTGAGCTTTCACGCATGACTCAATTTAAAGACAAATCTCAAAAAGAAGGCGCCGAAGGTGCTGGCGTAGGTCTATTTACCTATCCGGTTTTAATGGCGGCAGATATTTTGCTCTATGACACAACGGTTGTTCCTGTTGGTGAAGATCAGGTACAGCATGTAGAGCTCACCCGTGATATCGCTCAACGCTTTAACTCAACCTACGAAGAAGACGAGTTCTATGAGCAAACCTTCATTTTGCCAAAAGCGCTTGTTCAAGAACAAGGTGCGCGCATCATGAGCTTGCAAGATCCTTTAAAGAAAATGAGCAAGAGCGATGAATCAAAAATTGGTACTATTCTTCTTGATGATGACGCTGAAACGATCACCAAAAAAATCATGAAGGCCGTAACCGATAATGACGGCATCGTAAAATACGACCCAGAAACAAAACCAGCCATCGCCAATCTCATGACGATCTATCACCACATGACGGATAAATCTATGGCCGAGATCGAGCAAGAATTTGCCGGAAAGGGCTATGGAGATTTTAAGAAAGCTGTCGCTGAGAGCGTTGTTACCGTGCTTGCACCCATTACAAAACGCATTAATGAACTACGCGAAAATCCTGCTGAGTTAAATGCTATTCTTGATGAGGGTGCTAACAAGGCTCGCATGATTGCAAAAGCGAAACTTGAACGCGTAAAAAAGAAAGTTGGATTAGGGCGATAA
- a CDS encoding ATP-dependent RNA helicase, with amino-acid sequence MYLPITKQRDRIMQTILDNSVTIIVAETGSGKSTQVPRYLLDYGFRVVVAQPRRLAAFSVAEFVAAEYGESLGETIGVRTRDDKLSSAKTRLLFATDGLVVMRELMGHNSHFDVLVIDEVHEWNTHIEALIALAHRAIIEGHQIKIVIMSATLDAARLSEYFDDAPVVTVTGRNHLVKKIKKGASIAHDANALLKQGKNVLVFVPGKREIQQLMEELNSEHRIDAVILPLHAELDARKQQRCFKHYDRPKCIIATSVAQTSITIDDIDAVIDSGLENRAYVEGGVTGLYEAVISLADAEQRRGRAGRTKLGYYIDHAPEGDRHEYPIPAIMCTKLEQIALKLAMVGHRMYDIIFFHQPPEYLVRDAERTLQALGCLSPSGKVTKKGGRIALLPISVEAGCMLLEAERLGVVDEIIPIISVFEAGGITEGDGRRGFGEWRELCSDEQDSDLIAQSKVFMAIRSMPLYLRERYALRSKAVERAEGVYKSLMCNLSTKVSLDAPYGGREAIIASIRAGLLNTFSRTDKKRIYYSSKGEKRILQKSSIIAHHSRIVGVPWNLCPEYDGKVKLFILFATKAA; translated from the coding sequence GTGTACCTTCCCATTACAAAACAACGTGATCGAATCATGCAGACCATCCTCGACAATTCAGTAACGATCATTGTCGCTGAAACGGGGAGTGGTAAGTCGACTCAGGTGCCGCGGTATCTGCTCGATTATGGCTTTCGGGTCGTAGTGGCTCAGCCACGTCGCTTAGCAGCCTTTTCAGTCGCTGAATTCGTGGCTGCTGAATACGGCGAGTCACTGGGTGAAACAATTGGCGTGCGCACGCGTGATGACAAACTTTCTAGCGCAAAAACGCGTCTTTTGTTCGCTACCGACGGACTCGTTGTGATGCGCGAACTCATGGGGCACAATTCTCATTTTGATGTACTCGTCATCGACGAAGTGCATGAATGGAACACTCATATTGAAGCGCTGATCGCTCTGGCGCATCGAGCTATCATCGAAGGTCATCAGATCAAGATCGTTATCATGAGCGCGACGCTCGATGCTGCGCGGCTCTCAGAATACTTTGATGATGCACCTGTTGTGACGGTGACGGGGCGTAATCACTTGGTGAAGAAGATCAAAAAAGGCGCTTCTATCGCTCATGACGCTAATGCTTTGCTCAAACAAGGTAAAAACGTTTTGGTCTTTGTACCTGGAAAGCGCGAAATCCAACAGTTGATGGAGGAGCTTAATAGCGAGCACCGCATAGATGCCGTTATTCTACCCCTGCATGCCGAGCTTGACGCACGTAAACAACAGCGCTGCTTCAAGCACTATGATCGACCTAAGTGCATCATTGCTACTTCAGTCGCGCAAACGTCGATTACGATCGACGATATCGATGCGGTTATTGATTCGGGTCTGGAGAACCGAGCTTACGTCGAAGGTGGTGTCACCGGCCTCTATGAAGCGGTAATTTCGCTTGCAGATGCCGAGCAGCGTCGAGGACGAGCCGGGCGTACCAAGCTTGGCTACTACATCGATCATGCTCCTGAAGGCGATCGACACGAGTATCCTATCCCTGCAATCATGTGCACCAAGCTCGAGCAAATCGCGTTGAAGCTTGCTATGGTTGGTCACCGTATGTATGACATCATCTTTTTTCACCAGCCTCCTGAGTATTTGGTAAGGGACGCCGAAAGAACGCTACAGGCGCTCGGATGCCTAAGCCCATCAGGCAAGGTAACGAAAAAAGGCGGACGCATCGCTCTGCTCCCAATTTCGGTCGAAGCGGGCTGTATGCTGCTCGAAGCTGAGCGTCTCGGTGTCGTGGACGAAATCATCCCCATTATCTCAGTCTTTGAAGCGGGAGGTATTACCGAAGGCGACGGACGCAGAGGTTTTGGCGAATGGCGCGAGCTCTGCAGTGACGAGCAAGATTCAGATCTTATCGCTCAATCTAAGGTCTTTATGGCCATACGCTCTATGCCGTTATATCTGCGTGAGCGTTATGCTCTTAGGTCAAAGGCGGTAGAGCGTGCCGAAGGCGTCTACAAGAGTCTTATGTGCAATCTTTCGACAAAGGTCAGTCTTGATGCCCCGTATGGCGGCAGAGAAGCGATTATTGCCTCGATCAGAGCGGGGTTACTAAATACGTTCAGCCGTACAGATAAGAAGCGCATCTATTATTCATCAAAAGGTGAAAAGCGTATCTTGCAAAAATCGAGCATCATCGCTCATCATTCTCGTATTGTCGGAGTTCCTTGGAACCTGTGTCCCGAGTACGACGGCAAAGTAAAATTGTTCATTCTGTTTGCCACGAAGGCAGCCTAA
- a CDS encoding adenylate/guanylate cyclase domain-containing protein has translation MKQRLLSLAGMLIVCALCVISVDALGLFHTASSRLTDAIFLHREPDSRLLVVAIDDASLSRIGRWPWDRSVHAELVRRLSNAGARVIALDINFPENSTPESDAELARAIQQAGNVVLPIELSNVVIQDGQYVQEGQSVKPISSILGVASASGFTNLPLDSDNVARRLPVSVNEKDGSQIYGFAAEALRIARLVPALNEIPTDRSKRFIINYPGQPGVLPRLSAADILQGSADLSVVKDKIVFVGATARDLHDEQLVPTSGGIPMSGVEIHASIADTLLTRLWLKDASFIANALSLLMGILLIGFSAFLLRPRYSVIALIVIIFGYITAGFLLFDKGILLGLFWPVVAVIAAYMGASVYRFVASEQDKTEIKQIFGRYVSPSVVESLMKDPSKIRLGGERRRMTVLFSDLRGFTTLSEGLSPEQLVEVLNMYLDEMTKIVFAEGGVLDKYIGDAVMAFWNAPMDQTDHALRAVRCALAMKKRLHEMNEQKLFPNGVQLRVGIGMNTGEMVVGNIGSSLRHDYTVIGDSVNLASRTESLCKDYGSEIIVTKNTLDELQGEYLQRELDQVAVKGKTEPVKIHEIVEKMDQATDLEKERVVRYSDALTMYYQSQFSEAKRLFNEYLELYPSDLPAKLFFERCSEYEANPPGEGWDGTFVRKTK, from the coding sequence ATGAAACAACGTTTATTGTCGCTTGCCGGCATGCTTATTGTCTGTGCGCTCTGTGTGATTTCTGTTGATGCGCTTGGACTTTTCCACACAGCATCCTCAAGATTAACAGACGCTATTTTTCTTCACCGAGAACCAGATAGTCGTCTACTCGTTGTTGCTATTGATGACGCCTCCTTATCTCGTATTGGTCGTTGGCCTTGGGATAGATCCGTTCATGCCGAACTTGTTCGTAGACTTTCAAATGCAGGAGCAAGAGTCATTGCTTTGGATATTAATTTTCCTGAGAACTCAACCCCAGAAAGTGATGCAGAACTTGCTCGTGCGATTCAACAAGCGGGCAATGTTGTTTTGCCTATAGAATTATCAAACGTTGTTATTCAAGATGGTCAGTATGTCCAAGAAGGGCAATCTGTTAAACCGATCTCAAGTATACTCGGTGTAGCATCAGCATCAGGTTTTACAAATCTCCCTTTGGACTCTGATAATGTCGCACGTCGTTTACCCGTATCCGTAAATGAAAAAGACGGCTCACAAATCTATGGCTTTGCTGCAGAAGCCTTACGTATTGCACGGCTTGTACCGGCGCTAAATGAGATCCCAACAGATCGTTCAAAACGGTTCATTATCAATTACCCAGGACAACCCGGTGTATTACCGAGACTATCAGCTGCCGATATTCTTCAGGGCTCAGCAGACTTAAGTGTTGTAAAAGACAAGATTGTTTTTGTCGGCGCAACAGCGAGAGATTTGCATGATGAACAACTCGTCCCAACATCAGGAGGTATTCCTATGAGCGGTGTAGAGATTCATGCTTCTATTGCAGATACATTACTTACGAGACTTTGGCTGAAAGATGCGTCATTTATCGCAAATGCGTTAAGTTTATTGATGGGCATTCTTCTTATTGGTTTTTCTGCCTTTTTATTACGCCCTCGTTATAGCGTGATCGCACTTATTGTCATTATTTTCGGGTATATTACCGCGGGATTTTTATTATTCGATAAAGGAATTTTACTTGGCCTCTTTTGGCCGGTCGTTGCTGTGATCGCCGCTTATATGGGCGCATCTGTCTATCGTTTCGTTGCATCCGAGCAAGACAAAACCGAAATCAAACAAATTTTTGGACGATATGTATCGCCAAGTGTCGTTGAATCGTTAATGAAGGACCCATCAAAAATCCGTCTTGGGGGAGAGCGTCGACGCATGACCGTATTATTTTCTGATCTACGCGGATTTACCACGCTTTCTGAAGGGCTCAGTCCAGAGCAACTCGTCGAAGTATTAAATATGTATCTCGATGAGATGACGAAAATTGTTTTTGCCGAAGGGGGAGTACTTGATAAATATATTGGTGACGCGGTCATGGCTTTTTGGAATGCACCAATGGATCAAACCGATCATGCGCTTCGAGCTGTTCGATGTGCTTTAGCGATGAAAAAGCGTTTGCATGAAATGAACGAACAAAAACTTTTTCCAAATGGCGTTCAATTACGTGTTGGTATTGGGATGAATACCGGAGAGATGGTGGTTGGCAATATCGGCTCGTCACTACGTCATGATTATACCGTCATCGGAGACAGCGTAAATCTTGCTTCACGTACCGAAAGCTTATGTAAAGATTATGGATCAGAAATCATCGTCACAAAGAATACCTTAGATGAATTACAGGGCGAATATCTCCAACGCGAATTAGACCAGGTTGCTGTGAAGGGCAAAACCGAACCGGTAAAAATTCATGAAATCGTAGAAAAGATGGATCAAGCAACCGACCTTGAAAAAGAACGCGTTGTTCGTTACTCAGATGCATTGACAATGTACTACCAAAGCCAATTCTCAGAGGCTAAGAGGCTCTTTAACGAGTACTTAGAGCTTTATCCGTCCGATTTGCCAGCTAAGCTCTTTTTCGAGCGCTGTAGCGAATATGAAGCGAATCCTCCGGGAGAGGGTTGGGACGGTACATTTGTGAGAAAGACGAAGTAG
- a CDS encoding DUF559 domain-containing protein: MRYLPYNKALRKRSQEMRKVPTKAEKHFWNVVLPKSKLGHYRWNRQKPLLQFIVDFYYAELKLVIEIDGDIHQLQCDYDRSRDEVLASYNLQTIRFTNETVLNDCSKCILALNDFLL; the protein is encoded by the coding sequence ATGCGCTACTTACCCTATAACAAAGCACTTAGAAAGCGTTCACAAGAAATGAGAAAAGTTCCTACCAAGGCTGAGAAACACTTTTGGAATGTCGTATTACCCAAGAGTAAGCTTGGTCACTATCGCTGGAATCGGCAAAAACCATTACTTCAGTTTATTGTAGATTTTTATTATGCAGAATTGAAGCTCGTTATTGAAATTGATGGCGACATTCATCAGCTTCAATGTGACTATGATCGGTCGAGAGACGAAGTGTTAGCTTCGTACAATTTACAAACCATACGATTTACCAATGAAACAGTGTTAAATGATTGCAGTAAATGTATTTTAGCGTTGAATGATTTCCTCCTTTAA
- a CDS encoding DUF2207 domain-containing protein, with translation MKQVDSTCFTGVYGSTQKACSITKTGDVYETRLTKPLSAREGLTVAFRFPLESVLPVSTSDKILFWMVDNAWAATPFVVFFVMYGIWWFKGRDPKGRGTIIAQYEEPYKLNVLQMSGLLDESVTSRAVTAALLDLARRGYMHVEYEGEKNKKMFLVKDRKADSGMNDAERTLFDGVFSEGDRVDTDKRVDDLYIAVSKARELTVKQLVNDGYYDKRPGIVRGLWYTAAFAVPVIMMMTLTAFLGSLMIVSSIISGIIMMFFAHYMPRVTRKGAIVREEIKGFKTFLSVTEEKRLAFTDAPEKKPEQFARFLPAAVLFGVEKKWANQFKDMQVPSPEYVQGYNNFNVGSFVNTVHAMESDMSSSYAAPSSSGSGGSGFSGGGSGGGGGGGGGGSW, from the coding sequence TTGAAGCAGGTAGATTCTACTTGTTTTACCGGTGTCTATGGATCAACACAAAAAGCCTGTTCGATAACGAAAACAGGTGATGTTTATGAGACGCGATTAACGAAACCTCTCTCTGCTCGCGAAGGGTTAACGGTGGCATTTCGATTTCCACTAGAGTCAGTATTACCGGTAAGTACAAGTGATAAAATTCTATTTTGGATGGTTGATAATGCTTGGGCTGCAACGCCGTTTGTTGTTTTCTTTGTGATGTATGGCATCTGGTGGTTTAAAGGACGAGATCCAAAAGGCCGAGGAACAATCATTGCTCAATACGAAGAACCATATAAATTAAACGTATTACAAATGTCAGGGTTGCTAGATGAATCTGTTACCTCTCGCGCAGTAACGGCAGCGCTATTAGATTTAGCGCGTAGAGGATATATGCACGTTGAATACGAAGGTGAGAAAAACAAAAAAATGTTTTTGGTCAAAGATCGAAAGGCAGATAGTGGTATGAATGATGCAGAACGAACGCTTTTTGACGGGGTTTTTTCCGAAGGCGATCGAGTGGACACAGACAAACGTGTTGACGATCTCTATATTGCTGTTTCGAAAGCTCGTGAGTTAACGGTTAAACAATTAGTAAATGATGGCTATTACGATAAGCGTCCAGGCATCGTAAGAGGGTTATGGTATACCGCTGCATTTGCTGTACCCGTTATTATGATGATGACACTCACAGCTTTTCTTGGTTCTCTCATGATAGTGAGCTCGATTATAAGCGGTATCATTATGATGTTTTTTGCGCATTATATGCCGCGCGTGACGCGTAAAGGTGCTATTGTTCGAGAAGAAATCAAAGGCTTTAAAACTTTTCTCTCCGTAACAGAAGAAAAGCGCTTAGCATTTACTGATGCGCCTGAAAAAAAACCAGAACAGTTTGCACGTTTTTTGCCAGCGGCTGTCTTGTTTGGAGTAGAAAAGAAATGGGCGAACCAATTTAAAGACATGCAAGTGCCTTCGCCTGAGTATGTACAAGGGTACAATAATTTTAACGTAGGTTCTTTTGTAAATACGGTTCATGCCATGGAGTCTGACATGTCGAGCTCCTATGCAGCGCCTTCGTCATCAGGATCCGGTGGTTCTGGCTTTTCGGGAGGCGGCTCCGGCGGCGGTGGAGGTGGAGGAGGCGGAGGGAGTTGGTAG
- a CDS encoding DUF2207 domain-containing protein — MKYLYRWLYTSVFLLMLALPQWVGAQTLRPEQITRFDVVATINKDRRITVEETIEYDFGSQFRHGIYRYIPTGYDRNGGRYYLLLDLVSVTQDGNKAIYTKTKNPNETNLKIGEGDKTITGKHTYVIRYNVNRALNDFPDEDVVEWYWNVTGNGWNVPILSSSLTMRGPVEAGRFYLFYRCLWINTKSLFDNENR; from the coding sequence ATGAAGTATCTGTATCGTTGGCTCTATACGAGTGTCTTTTTGTTGATGTTAGCGTTGCCACAATGGGTAGGCGCTCAAACCCTTCGCCCAGAACAAATCACACGTTTTGATGTTGTTGCTACAATCAATAAAGATCGTCGTATCACCGTAGAAGAAACGATCGAATATGATTTTGGTTCACAATTTAGACATGGGATCTATCGTTATATCCCAACGGGCTATGATCGTAATGGCGGAAGATATTATCTATTGTTAGACCTCGTAAGCGTTACCCAAGATGGTAATAAAGCTATCTACACAAAAACAAAAAATCCAAATGAAACAAATCTAAAAATCGGTGAAGGTGATAAGACGATAACGGGTAAGCATACCTATGTTATTCGATATAACGTCAATCGTGCGCTTAACGACTTTCCGGACGAAGATGTTGTTGAATGGTATTGGAATGTGACAGGTAACGGTTGGAATGTACCCATCCTTTCATCATCGCTTACCATGCGTGGTCCGGTTGAAGCAGGTAGATTCTACTTGTTTTACCGGTGTCTATGGATCAACACAAAAAGCCTGTTCGATAACGAAAACAGGTGA